A stretch of the Arachis stenosperma cultivar V10309 chromosome 6, arast.V10309.gnm1.PFL2, whole genome shotgun sequence genome encodes the following:
- the LOC130936645 gene encoding sister chromatid cohesion 1 protein 2 isoform X1, whose amino-acid sequence MSYSRFLSSSKGPLWVAAYCFKHLKKAQILQTHIPSSVDKILQDEMNAISYRVLAYLLLGVVRIYSKKAEYLLDDCNGMLVRINKFVIKTKDKAPMETMRMSVIIPDRFELDAFDLDILEDAGGGHIASQEEITLKDVVCSNEGFGLFSLDKFEKFDLCQNICIDDHAMLEDFCESHEMDVEYEFLLPNSPTNLMEDKNISEKSIVHVGEPMNFDMVLLAEGVEKEPVDLFGQEQQINEILSIHEAASCEDKLSEERSRISRDEWVDASIFSGRVKEPVLSVEALDESHQVDEEQSMVLETSSSLCQMHKESNEVHEIRNFQENTKMPQEDKSHQIDFCMDHSKSSVAEKNLEENTKRSVEEHEKESKFMCQVKVLLECEKLKVISAESKNLDATPQSKLQGSSVRKQKQGATSPEFMHISTPALREHASFSRKRKIVIDGMIVVPNEVLKKSLYDTSDLIANRRKFRRTLLSVQRESRISNLCDGFHRPLFPCSSLDLCSLFSKSKISSSLKIVENQENLDVSNSQTVGDPVHTAIAPQTPCQRPIPLQILEIPARLDVSENVGSPEQIETAPRTPPQFQKTKLRPIEQLERNEIQHTDNLEPSIPHGTRDREQPLRRDDELNLMEEVINSCETENSNLLAGWSDRTRRVARYLHRSYLGLRKQTHEQVVNFSQVLEGRVRKECARLFYELLVLRTTSYVGVEQNSAYGDILMVKLQKLDQAFGLIDL is encoded by the exons atgtcATACTCAAGGTTCCTCAGCTCAAGTAAAGGCCCTTTGTGGGTTGCAGCTTACTGTTTCAAGCACCTCAAGAAAGCTCAAATCCTTCAGACTCACATTCCTTCCTCTGTTG ACAAGATTTTGCAGGATGAAATGAATGCTATCTCCTATAGAGTGCTTGCCTATCTTCTTCTTGGTGTTGTCAGAATATATTCAAAGAAGGCTGAATATTTGTTAGATGATTGCAATGGGATGCTTGTTAGAATCAATAAGTTCGTGATCaaaacaaaagacaaagcaCCCATGGAAACAATGCGGATGTCTGTTATTATACCAGACAGATTTGAGCTGGATGCTTTTGATCTAGACATACTTGAAGATGCTGGCGG AGGCCATATTGCTTCACAAGAGGAAATTACTCTTAAAG ATGTTGTGTGTAGCAATGAGGGATTTGGGCTGTTTTCTCTAGACAAG TTTGAGAAGTTTGATCTTTGTCAAAATATCTGCATTGATGATCATGCTATGTTGGAAGA TTTTTGTGAATCACATGAGATGGACGTGGAATATGAATTTTTGCTGCCAAATAGTCCTACTAATTTAATGGAGGACAAGAATATATCTGAAAAGAGCATAGTCCATGTGGGTGAGCCAATGAACTTTGACATGGTTTTGTTAGCTGAAGGAGTAGAAAAAGAACCTGTTGACTTATTTGGTCAAGAGCAACAAATTAATGAAATTCTGTCAATTCATGAAGCTGCATCATGCGAGGACAAATTATCTGAAGAAAGAAGTAGAATATCTAGAGATGAATGGGTGGATGCCAGTATATTTTCTGGGAGAGTAAAGGAACCTGTGCTATCTGTTGAAGCACTTGATGAATCTCATCAAGTtgatgaagaacaaagtatgGTTCTGGAGACATCAAGCTCATTGTGCCAAATGCATAAAGAAAGTAATGAAGTTCATGAAATAAgaaattttcaagaaaatacaaaaatgcCCCAAGAAGATAAATCCCATCAGATAGATTTTTGCATGGACCACAGTAAATCTTCTGTTGCGGAGAAAAACCTTGAAGAAAACACTAAAAGATCTGTTGAAGAGCATGAGAAAGAGAGCAAATTTATGTGTCAAGTAAAGGTTTTACTTGAATGTGAAAAGCTTAAGGTTATTTCAGCGGAGTCAAAAAATCTTGATGCAACACCTCAGTCTAAGCTTCAAGGTAGTTCAgttagaaaacaaaaacaag GAGCTACTTCACCAGAGTTTATGCATATTTCGACACCGGCTTTAAGGGAGCATGCATCCTtttcaaggaaaagaaaaattgttaTTGATGGAATGATAGTGGTGCCTAATGA GGTACTTAAAAAAAGTCTCTATGATACAAGTGACTTAATTGCTAACCGCAGAAAATTCCGCCGTACTTTATTGTCTGTGCAGAGAGAATCTCGCATATCCAATCTTTGTGATGGATTCCACAGACCTCTATTTCCTT GTTCTTCCTTAGATCTTTGCTCCTTATTCTCTAAAAGCAAAATATCAAGTTCCCTCAAAATTGTGGAAAATCAAGAGAACTTAGATGTATCAAACTCTCAAACTGTTGGCGATCCAGTGCATACAGCAATAGCTCCACAAACCCCTTGTCAGCGCCCAATTCCCCTTCAAATTTTGGAAATTCCAGCGAGGTTAGATGTCTCAGAAAATGTTGGCAGTCCAGAGCAGATAGAAACTGCACCGAGAACGCCTCCTCAGTTCCAAAAGACAAAACTTAGACCAATTGAGCAACTGGAGAGAAATGAAATTCAACACACTGATAATTTAGAACCTTCAATTCCACATGGAACTAGAGATAGAGAGCAACCTTTGAGAAGGGACGATGAACTCAATCTGATGGAAGAG GTGATAAATTCATGTGAAACAGAGAATTCAAACTTGT TAGCTGGGTGGTCTGATCGAACCAG GAGAGTTGCGAGGTACTTGCACCGGAGTTATCTGGGCCTAAGGAAACAGACACACGAGCAAGTTGTGAATTTTTCACAAGTTTTGGAAGGACGCGTGAGGAAAGAATGTGCAAGGCTCTTTTATGAATTACTG GTTTTGAGGACTACAAGTTATGTGGGTGTCGAGCAAAATAGTGCTTATGGTGACATACTAATGGTTAAACTCCAAAAATTGGATCAAGCTTTTGGACTTATTGACTTGTAA
- the LOC130936645 gene encoding sister chromatid cohesion 1 protein 2 isoform X4, translated as MFEKFDLCQNICIDDHAMLEDFCESHEMDVEYEFLLPNSPTNLMEDKNISEKSIVHVGEPMNFDMVLLAEGVEKEPVDLFGQEQQINEILSIHEAASCEDKLSEERSRISRDEWVDASIFSGRVKEPVLSVEALDESHQVDEEQSMVLETSSSLCQMHKESNEVHEIRNFQENTKMPQEDKSHQIDFCMDHSKSSVAEKNLEENTKRSVEEHEKESKFMCQVKVLLECEKLKVISAESKNLDATPQSKLQGSSVRKQKQGATSPEFMHISTPALREHASFSRKRKIVIDGMIVVPNEVLKKSLYDTSDLIANRRKFRRTLLSVQRESRISNLCDGFHRPLFPCSSLDLCSLFSKSKISSSLKIVENQENLDVSNSQTVGDPVHTAIAPQTPCQRPIPLQILEIPARLDVSENVGSPEQIETAPRTPPQFQKTKLRPIEQLERNEIQHTDNLEPSIPHGTRDREQPLRRDDELNLMEEVINSCETENSNLLAGWSDRTRRVARYLHRSYLGLRKQTHEQVVNFSQVLEGRVRKECARLFYELLVLRTTSYVGVEQNSAYGDILMVKLQKLDQAFGLIDL; from the exons ATG TTTGAGAAGTTTGATCTTTGTCAAAATATCTGCATTGATGATCATGCTATGTTGGAAGA TTTTTGTGAATCACATGAGATGGACGTGGAATATGAATTTTTGCTGCCAAATAGTCCTACTAATTTAATGGAGGACAAGAATATATCTGAAAAGAGCATAGTCCATGTGGGTGAGCCAATGAACTTTGACATGGTTTTGTTAGCTGAAGGAGTAGAAAAAGAACCTGTTGACTTATTTGGTCAAGAGCAACAAATTAATGAAATTCTGTCAATTCATGAAGCTGCATCATGCGAGGACAAATTATCTGAAGAAAGAAGTAGAATATCTAGAGATGAATGGGTGGATGCCAGTATATTTTCTGGGAGAGTAAAGGAACCTGTGCTATCTGTTGAAGCACTTGATGAATCTCATCAAGTtgatgaagaacaaagtatgGTTCTGGAGACATCAAGCTCATTGTGCCAAATGCATAAAGAAAGTAATGAAGTTCATGAAATAAgaaattttcaagaaaatacaaaaatgcCCCAAGAAGATAAATCCCATCAGATAGATTTTTGCATGGACCACAGTAAATCTTCTGTTGCGGAGAAAAACCTTGAAGAAAACACTAAAAGATCTGTTGAAGAGCATGAGAAAGAGAGCAAATTTATGTGTCAAGTAAAGGTTTTACTTGAATGTGAAAAGCTTAAGGTTATTTCAGCGGAGTCAAAAAATCTTGATGCAACACCTCAGTCTAAGCTTCAAGGTAGTTCAgttagaaaacaaaaacaag GAGCTACTTCACCAGAGTTTATGCATATTTCGACACCGGCTTTAAGGGAGCATGCATCCTtttcaaggaaaagaaaaattgttaTTGATGGAATGATAGTGGTGCCTAATGA GGTACTTAAAAAAAGTCTCTATGATACAAGTGACTTAATTGCTAACCGCAGAAAATTCCGCCGTACTTTATTGTCTGTGCAGAGAGAATCTCGCATATCCAATCTTTGTGATGGATTCCACAGACCTCTATTTCCTT GTTCTTCCTTAGATCTTTGCTCCTTATTCTCTAAAAGCAAAATATCAAGTTCCCTCAAAATTGTGGAAAATCAAGAGAACTTAGATGTATCAAACTCTCAAACTGTTGGCGATCCAGTGCATACAGCAATAGCTCCACAAACCCCTTGTCAGCGCCCAATTCCCCTTCAAATTTTGGAAATTCCAGCGAGGTTAGATGTCTCAGAAAATGTTGGCAGTCCAGAGCAGATAGAAACTGCACCGAGAACGCCTCCTCAGTTCCAAAAGACAAAACTTAGACCAATTGAGCAACTGGAGAGAAATGAAATTCAACACACTGATAATTTAGAACCTTCAATTCCACATGGAACTAGAGATAGAGAGCAACCTTTGAGAAGGGACGATGAACTCAATCTGATGGAAGAG GTGATAAATTCATGTGAAACAGAGAATTCAAACTTGT TAGCTGGGTGGTCTGATCGAACCAG GAGAGTTGCGAGGTACTTGCACCGGAGTTATCTGGGCCTAAGGAAACAGACACACGAGCAAGTTGTGAATTTTTCACAAGTTTTGGAAGGACGCGTGAGGAAAGAATGTGCAAGGCTCTTTTATGAATTACTG GTTTTGAGGACTACAAGTTATGTGGGTGTCGAGCAAAATAGTGCTTATGGTGACATACTAATGGTTAAACTCCAAAAATTGGATCAAGCTTTTGGACTTATTGACTTGTAA
- the LOC130936645 gene encoding sister chromatid cohesion 1 protein 2 isoform X2, producing the protein MSYSRFLSSSKGPLWVAAYCFKHLKKAQILQTHIPSSVDKILQDEMNAISYRVLAYLLLGVVRIYSKKAEYLLDDCNGMLVRINKFVIKTKDKAPMETMRMSVIIPDRFELDAFDLDILEDAGGGHIASQEEITLKDVVCSNEGFGLFSLDKFEKFDLCQNICIDDHAMLEDFCESHEMDVEYEFLLPNSPTNLMEDKNISEKSIVHVGEPMNFDMVLLAEGVEKEPVDLFGQEQQINEILSIHEAASCEDKLSEERSRISRDEWVDASIFSGRVKEPVLSVEALDESHQVDEEQSMVLETSSSLCQMHKESNEVHEIRNFQENTKMPQEDKSHQIDFCMDHSKSSVAEKNLEENTKRSVEEHEKESKFMCQVKVLLECEKLKVISAESKNLDATPQSKLQGSSVRKQKQGATSPEFMHISTPALREHASFSRKRKIVIDGMIVVPNEVLKKSLYDTSDLIANRRKFRRTLLSVQRESRISNLCDGFHRPLFPCSSLDLCSLFSKSKISSSLKIVENQENLDVSNSQTVGDPVHTAIAPQTPCQRPIPLQILEIPARLDVSENVGSPEQIETAPRTPPQFQKTKLRPIEQLERNEIQHTDNLEPSIPHGTRDREQPLRRDDELNLMEEVINSCETENSNLSGWSDRTRRVARYLHRSYLGLRKQTHEQVVNFSQVLEGRVRKECARLFYELLVLRTTSYVGVEQNSAYGDILMVKLQKLDQAFGLIDL; encoded by the exons atgtcATACTCAAGGTTCCTCAGCTCAAGTAAAGGCCCTTTGTGGGTTGCAGCTTACTGTTTCAAGCACCTCAAGAAAGCTCAAATCCTTCAGACTCACATTCCTTCCTCTGTTG ACAAGATTTTGCAGGATGAAATGAATGCTATCTCCTATAGAGTGCTTGCCTATCTTCTTCTTGGTGTTGTCAGAATATATTCAAAGAAGGCTGAATATTTGTTAGATGATTGCAATGGGATGCTTGTTAGAATCAATAAGTTCGTGATCaaaacaaaagacaaagcaCCCATGGAAACAATGCGGATGTCTGTTATTATACCAGACAGATTTGAGCTGGATGCTTTTGATCTAGACATACTTGAAGATGCTGGCGG AGGCCATATTGCTTCACAAGAGGAAATTACTCTTAAAG ATGTTGTGTGTAGCAATGAGGGATTTGGGCTGTTTTCTCTAGACAAG TTTGAGAAGTTTGATCTTTGTCAAAATATCTGCATTGATGATCATGCTATGTTGGAAGA TTTTTGTGAATCACATGAGATGGACGTGGAATATGAATTTTTGCTGCCAAATAGTCCTACTAATTTAATGGAGGACAAGAATATATCTGAAAAGAGCATAGTCCATGTGGGTGAGCCAATGAACTTTGACATGGTTTTGTTAGCTGAAGGAGTAGAAAAAGAACCTGTTGACTTATTTGGTCAAGAGCAACAAATTAATGAAATTCTGTCAATTCATGAAGCTGCATCATGCGAGGACAAATTATCTGAAGAAAGAAGTAGAATATCTAGAGATGAATGGGTGGATGCCAGTATATTTTCTGGGAGAGTAAAGGAACCTGTGCTATCTGTTGAAGCACTTGATGAATCTCATCAAGTtgatgaagaacaaagtatgGTTCTGGAGACATCAAGCTCATTGTGCCAAATGCATAAAGAAAGTAATGAAGTTCATGAAATAAgaaattttcaagaaaatacaaaaatgcCCCAAGAAGATAAATCCCATCAGATAGATTTTTGCATGGACCACAGTAAATCTTCTGTTGCGGAGAAAAACCTTGAAGAAAACACTAAAAGATCTGTTGAAGAGCATGAGAAAGAGAGCAAATTTATGTGTCAAGTAAAGGTTTTACTTGAATGTGAAAAGCTTAAGGTTATTTCAGCGGAGTCAAAAAATCTTGATGCAACACCTCAGTCTAAGCTTCAAGGTAGTTCAgttagaaaacaaaaacaag GAGCTACTTCACCAGAGTTTATGCATATTTCGACACCGGCTTTAAGGGAGCATGCATCCTtttcaaggaaaagaaaaattgttaTTGATGGAATGATAGTGGTGCCTAATGA GGTACTTAAAAAAAGTCTCTATGATACAAGTGACTTAATTGCTAACCGCAGAAAATTCCGCCGTACTTTATTGTCTGTGCAGAGAGAATCTCGCATATCCAATCTTTGTGATGGATTCCACAGACCTCTATTTCCTT GTTCTTCCTTAGATCTTTGCTCCTTATTCTCTAAAAGCAAAATATCAAGTTCCCTCAAAATTGTGGAAAATCAAGAGAACTTAGATGTATCAAACTCTCAAACTGTTGGCGATCCAGTGCATACAGCAATAGCTCCACAAACCCCTTGTCAGCGCCCAATTCCCCTTCAAATTTTGGAAATTCCAGCGAGGTTAGATGTCTCAGAAAATGTTGGCAGTCCAGAGCAGATAGAAACTGCACCGAGAACGCCTCCTCAGTTCCAAAAGACAAAACTTAGACCAATTGAGCAACTGGAGAGAAATGAAATTCAACACACTGATAATTTAGAACCTTCAATTCCACATGGAACTAGAGATAGAGAGCAACCTTTGAGAAGGGACGATGAACTCAATCTGATGGAAGAG GTGATAAATTCATGTGAAACAGAGAATTCAAACTTGT CTGGGTGGTCTGATCGAACCAG GAGAGTTGCGAGGTACTTGCACCGGAGTTATCTGGGCCTAAGGAAACAGACACACGAGCAAGTTGTGAATTTTTCACAAGTTTTGGAAGGACGCGTGAGGAAAGAATGTGCAAGGCTCTTTTATGAATTACTG GTTTTGAGGACTACAAGTTATGTGGGTGTCGAGCAAAATAGTGCTTATGGTGACATACTAATGGTTAAACTCCAAAAATTGGATCAAGCTTTTGGACTTATTGACTTGTAA
- the LOC130936645 gene encoding sister chromatid cohesion 1 protein 2 isoform X3, with translation MSYSRFLSSSKGPLWVAAYCFKHLKKAQILQTHIPSSVDKILQDEMNAISYRVLAYLLLGVVRIYSKKAEYLLDDCNGMLVRINKFVIKTKDKAPMETMRMSVIIPDRFELDAFDLDILEDAGGGHIASQEEITLKDVVCSNEGFGLFSLDKFEKFDLCQNICIDDHAMLEDFCESHEMDVEYEFLLPNSPTNLMEDKNISEKSIVHVGEPMNFDMVLLAEGVEKEPVDLFGQEQQINEILSIHEAASCEDKLSEERSRISRDEWVDASIFSGRVKEPVLSVEALDESHQVDEEQSMVLETSSSLCQMHKESNEVHEIRNFQENTKMPQEDKSHQIDFCMDHSKSSVAEKNLEENTKRSVEEHEKESKFMCQVKVLLECEKLKVISAESKNLDATPQSKLQGATSPEFMHISTPALREHASFSRKRKIVIDGMIVVPNEVLKKSLYDTSDLIANRRKFRRTLLSVQRESRISNLCDGFHRPLFPCSSLDLCSLFSKSKISSSLKIVENQENLDVSNSQTVGDPVHTAIAPQTPCQRPIPLQILEIPARLDVSENVGSPEQIETAPRTPPQFQKTKLRPIEQLERNEIQHTDNLEPSIPHGTRDREQPLRRDDELNLMEEVINSCETENSNLLAGWSDRTRRVARYLHRSYLGLRKQTHEQVVNFSQVLEGRVRKECARLFYELLVLRTTSYVGVEQNSAYGDILMVKLQKLDQAFGLIDL, from the exons atgtcATACTCAAGGTTCCTCAGCTCAAGTAAAGGCCCTTTGTGGGTTGCAGCTTACTGTTTCAAGCACCTCAAGAAAGCTCAAATCCTTCAGACTCACATTCCTTCCTCTGTTG ACAAGATTTTGCAGGATGAAATGAATGCTATCTCCTATAGAGTGCTTGCCTATCTTCTTCTTGGTGTTGTCAGAATATATTCAAAGAAGGCTGAATATTTGTTAGATGATTGCAATGGGATGCTTGTTAGAATCAATAAGTTCGTGATCaaaacaaaagacaaagcaCCCATGGAAACAATGCGGATGTCTGTTATTATACCAGACAGATTTGAGCTGGATGCTTTTGATCTAGACATACTTGAAGATGCTGGCGG AGGCCATATTGCTTCACAAGAGGAAATTACTCTTAAAG ATGTTGTGTGTAGCAATGAGGGATTTGGGCTGTTTTCTCTAGACAAG TTTGAGAAGTTTGATCTTTGTCAAAATATCTGCATTGATGATCATGCTATGTTGGAAGA TTTTTGTGAATCACATGAGATGGACGTGGAATATGAATTTTTGCTGCCAAATAGTCCTACTAATTTAATGGAGGACAAGAATATATCTGAAAAGAGCATAGTCCATGTGGGTGAGCCAATGAACTTTGACATGGTTTTGTTAGCTGAAGGAGTAGAAAAAGAACCTGTTGACTTATTTGGTCAAGAGCAACAAATTAATGAAATTCTGTCAATTCATGAAGCTGCATCATGCGAGGACAAATTATCTGAAGAAAGAAGTAGAATATCTAGAGATGAATGGGTGGATGCCAGTATATTTTCTGGGAGAGTAAAGGAACCTGTGCTATCTGTTGAAGCACTTGATGAATCTCATCAAGTtgatgaagaacaaagtatgGTTCTGGAGACATCAAGCTCATTGTGCCAAATGCATAAAGAAAGTAATGAAGTTCATGAAATAAgaaattttcaagaaaatacaaaaatgcCCCAAGAAGATAAATCCCATCAGATAGATTTTTGCATGGACCACAGTAAATCTTCTGTTGCGGAGAAAAACCTTGAAGAAAACACTAAAAGATCTGTTGAAGAGCATGAGAAAGAGAGCAAATTTATGTGTCAAGTAAAGGTTTTACTTGAATGTGAAAAGCTTAAGGTTATTTCAGCGGAGTCAAAAAATCTTGATGCAACACCTCAGTCTAAGCTTCAAG GAGCTACTTCACCAGAGTTTATGCATATTTCGACACCGGCTTTAAGGGAGCATGCATCCTtttcaaggaaaagaaaaattgttaTTGATGGAATGATAGTGGTGCCTAATGA GGTACTTAAAAAAAGTCTCTATGATACAAGTGACTTAATTGCTAACCGCAGAAAATTCCGCCGTACTTTATTGTCTGTGCAGAGAGAATCTCGCATATCCAATCTTTGTGATGGATTCCACAGACCTCTATTTCCTT GTTCTTCCTTAGATCTTTGCTCCTTATTCTCTAAAAGCAAAATATCAAGTTCCCTCAAAATTGTGGAAAATCAAGAGAACTTAGATGTATCAAACTCTCAAACTGTTGGCGATCCAGTGCATACAGCAATAGCTCCACAAACCCCTTGTCAGCGCCCAATTCCCCTTCAAATTTTGGAAATTCCAGCGAGGTTAGATGTCTCAGAAAATGTTGGCAGTCCAGAGCAGATAGAAACTGCACCGAGAACGCCTCCTCAGTTCCAAAAGACAAAACTTAGACCAATTGAGCAACTGGAGAGAAATGAAATTCAACACACTGATAATTTAGAACCTTCAATTCCACATGGAACTAGAGATAGAGAGCAACCTTTGAGAAGGGACGATGAACTCAATCTGATGGAAGAG GTGATAAATTCATGTGAAACAGAGAATTCAAACTTGT TAGCTGGGTGGTCTGATCGAACCAG GAGAGTTGCGAGGTACTTGCACCGGAGTTATCTGGGCCTAAGGAAACAGACACACGAGCAAGTTGTGAATTTTTCACAAGTTTTGGAAGGACGCGTGAGGAAAGAATGTGCAAGGCTCTTTTATGAATTACTG GTTTTGAGGACTACAAGTTATGTGGGTGTCGAGCAAAATAGTGCTTATGGTGACATACTAATGGTTAAACTCCAAAAATTGGATCAAGCTTTTGGACTTATTGACTTGTAA